TTTCTTGGTAGTCTATACCTTCCTGTTGACTGTACCCCTTTGCTACAAGTCTAGCCTTCAGTCTTTTAATCTCACCCGAGGCTTTGTACTTTATCTTATAAATCCACTTACAGCCTATAGGGGTCTTTCCCGGTGGTAAGTTGACAATTTCCCATGTATTGTTGTTTTGAAGTAAAGAAATTTCTGCCTGCATTGCCTCAACCCACCTAGGATCTTTAAAGGCTTCTATGTAGTTTTTAGGTTCAGTCACATCTGAGAAAGCAGTTAGAAATGCTTTATATTTTGAAGCTATAGAGTCATAAGAGATGTAGTTGGCTATGGAGTTTTTAGCAGTTGGATTTGGTGTAATGAAATCCTTCATCCATATTGGGGGTTGTTTTGACCTTCCTGATTTTCTAGATGGGGCTTGTATTGGGacaatgagctgattttgtggTTCAGTATTGCCACAAGGTATTGTAGGAACTTGATTCTGAGTTTCAGGTATAATATTAGGATTTGGTGTTTGAGGTTGAGGGACTTCTGAGATATGAGGTGAATCAGACACTGAAATGACCTGGTGTTGGAGGTTTTCAGGTGGATCACCTTGAATTTGATCAGATGGTTCAACATAGTTTGGGAGATTTTGATTTATAGGTTCTTCATTCGGTTCATAGGTCATATCATGTAGGAAAAAAGGAGTTTCTGAAGTGttccatttgaagggaaattcAGTTTTTTCTAAAGCTCACATCTCTATTTACACAGAATACCTTGTTCTTTATATCATACAATATATACCCCTTTTGCACTACTGAGTATCCCATCATCACACAAGTTCTTGTTCTTGACTGCAGTTTATCAGAAACTGTCATGTCTTTGGCATAACACAAGCATCCTAATACTTTGAAGTGAGATAATGAAGGTTTTCTGTTGTACAACTTCTCATTGGGAGTCATGCCAATAACAGATGTAGGAAGTCTGTTTATTATATACACAGCTGCTTGAACACACAGACCCCAGAACTTGAGTGGGATATTTGCTTGAAACCTGACTGCTCTGGTTATTTCAAGTATGTGTTTATGCTTCCTTTCAGCCACCCCATTCTGCTGTGGTGTATAAGTACATGACCTTTGGTGTATAATACCTAACTTTGAAAAGAGATTGTTGCACACTTCATTTACAAATTCTGTACCATTGTCACTTCTTACCATTTTAACAGTTTTGTTGAATTGGTTTTTGACATAGTTTAAGAAAAACTGTAAAACCCCACACACATCTGATTTCATCTTGAGTAAGTAACTCCAAGTCATTCTTGTAAAATCATCTACTATTGTCAGAAAGAACTTGTTTCCATCATAAGTTTGAACTTTATATGGCCCCCATACATCTGTTAGAATGAGATCAAAACTGTCTTTACTCTTAATGCAACTAGTAGGAAAAGGCAGTCTCTGTTTGTTTTGCACAAGGACAAACATTACATTTATGAAGTGTATCTATTATTACATCAGACTTAGCAGAAATCAATTTACTCAAGGTACTACTAGAAGTATGTCCAAGTCTCATATGCCACAAgtttatttcttcttcattgacTGAGGTATCCTTCTTGGCTGTCAGACTGAGCTTTAGTTGGTTATCAGCTAGTTCAGCATTTGACTTATTCAGCAGTATATACAATCCATCTTGTACTCTACCAATCTCCTTCACCCTCCCATTGTAGAGATCCTGAAATAAACAGAAGTTAGGGTAGAAGGAAGCAGCACAACACAACTCTCTAGTCAACTTTGACACTGACATCAGATTATACTTGAACTGAGGTAAGACAAACACATCCTTAGGTGTACTTCTTTCTGAAACTGTACTTGAACCAGTGTGTGTGACATATGTGGCATCTCCATTAGGTAAGTATACTTTCTTTGGATCAGTAGTTTTTATAACTGTGGCTTTATCCAATAAGTCTATATCAGACACCATATGATTCGTAGCACCAGTATCTATGAACCATTGcttcaaaatatttgaaactaaaAGTGCTTTATGACAACTAATACCTGCAGCATTGGCAGAGGCACTTTGATTCTGAGTTTGGGCCTGGTTTCCAGTTGTTTGATGATGACTCATGTTTGCATTCAGTAGTTGGACTATTTGCTCATACTGTCCTTTTGAGAAGATTGGAGAACCCCCAATCTTTACTTGACTGAGATTACCAGTCAACTTTGTTGATCCACTCCTTACAGCACCATCATATGTCTCATTGAACCTGTGCCCTGGTGTACTGTTTTGTTGATATAGACCCTCAGTATACACATTATATGTAGCATGTTCTCTCCTCTTTGACTTGAAACCAGGTGGATATCCAACCACCCTATAGCAAAATTCTTTGGTATGCCCTTTGAGCTTACAGACTTTACAGTACAGATTAAggtttttcttgaacttttgaggGCCTGCTTTGGAATACATTCTTTGTAGGGTCATGACTTGTACTACCACTTTGATTATGGCTCAAGCCACTTGGTACTGAACCCAACAACCCTGCAGACCTTGCAGATACACTTTTCTGATTTTCATCACCAGTAATCATAGAGTAAGCTTTGTTCACAGATGGCAGGGGTGACATTAAGAGGATTTGACTTCTTGCTTACATATAATTCTCATTTAAACCCATCAAGAATTGATATAGTTTCTGTATCTGCAGATATTCTACAAAATCTTTGGATTTTTCACAGTTACACCCAGGTGCAGGAACCAAAGACTGAAATTCTACCCACAAATTCTTAAGTCTTGTGTAATATTCAGACACAGTAGAGGAACCTTGACTTAAGGTAGCTATTTCTCTATGTAGGTTATAAGTTCTTGAACCATCTACCATAGCAAACCTTTCTTTTAGGTCCTCCCACACCTCATAAGCAGTCTCAGCATACACCATACCACTCAATATACTACTTGAAACAGTGTTCATTATCCAAGACTGCACAATGACATTCATCTCATCCCATTGATCCCACAACTCCTCTCTATAGTTTTCTCTCTTACAGGAACCATTCACCAAGACAAATTTATTTCTTCCTAGTAAGGCTAGCCTCATTGACTGACTCCATAAAGAATAGTTTTCACCAGTTAATTGAAGAGAAATGAGAGAAATTCCACTTACATCAGAGGATTGAAGGTAAAAAGGGTGGTTGTGATCAAGAATTGCTCCTGATCCATTTGAAACTGATTGAACACCATTGTTGTTGAGTTCATTTGTAGTCTGAGGAATTCCACTCGAAGAGTTTCCATTGGTCTGCACTGGAGTTGTTCCATTCGTTTCAGACATCTTTGACTAGCAGTTTTCAGAACTGATATCGTAATATACTTgatattcttgaaaatatatactCGCAGAACTATGCTTATGAACTGCAGTTTTTGAACAAGAATGCGGAAGCAAGATCGAACAAATGAGTAGTGTACtcactgctctgataccatgaagaATTCAGAGATTGACAGAATTAGAGTAGGAAGAAAAGaactaacaacattcaagaacacaAGAAAAGGGAGAAGATAGTAGTTTTAGAGAGAAGATATATTCACTTCTTTTATTGATTATTGTAAAAGATGATTCTCAATCTAATGTacaatcatgtatatatacaagtaATGAAGTTACTAAGCTCACTCATTAATCTGCTAACTACTCGTTTATTTCTCTAAGCTAGTAACTAACTTTGGGACTTCATAACTAACTTTTGAATCTTCCAGTAATTACACTTTGGTCCCTGTGTTTCCACTTCACTTACTTTGACCCTTCTTCACTTACTTTGACATTTTCCCTGAGGAACattgctataaaaaaaaatgaaaaagaacaGAAAACATAAATTTGCCATTAAACAGCTGAGAAAAGTACGGCTATGTATCTTTATTAGAATGATCAGCTGGGAATAGCGGCTGATGCAACATAATAGTAATGGATTCATATGAACTGAGGACTTTGACGCGAGACATAAACTTATGTATAAACATCcattaaaattgaaataaacAGTAGACATGAATATATAACTTTAAAAGTACAATGTGTTTAAtgctaaaaatcttaaaattaaGTTGAACACATAAAGTTTAAATTCTGAATCCACCAATGACCGGGAGCGACAACGATCTCCTTAAACATGCATATGCAAAAGTAAATAACTCAAGACACCTAATAGCTCATATCTACTTGTACTGGGATTTGTCATATTCGAAACAAAGAAGCTCCTCCAATAACTTATCATCCAAGTACTCAaattcaatcacttcttttaCTTCATGCCCATTGTGAACAGACGAATGGGAcgttgatgatgatgacgaaGATGACAAAGAATATGAAcaagacgaagaagaagaagaaagatggtgaGAGGATAAAGATGGATACTCATGGGGGAAATTGAGAACAGCAAAACGACCTCTCATTTCGAAGGCGGCTTTATCATAAGCTCTTGCAGCTTCTTCTGCAGTAGCATAAGTCCCCAGCCACACCCTTGCTCCGTTTTTGTTAATATCTCTTATCTCCGCCGCGTATTTCCCCCATGGCCTCTTTCTCACTCCTCTGTATTTAATTTCTCCTCCACCTGAATTAGACTTATCTTTATCCATAAtgttttgaattatattttcaGTAGAAGGTGATGTGAATATGGTGCTATTTATACTGGAGGGGAGTCCTAAAAAAAGCGTTCAAGAATAGGACATATGAATTAAAAATGTTCTCAGGATGAATCTTAGCACGTCATGGCTTAAGGCCTGGCTTCgtttgttatttattctttatagtatTATTATACTAATGTCTCTTTTTCAGATGGCTATCCAAAGTCAAACTTTAGGGAATTTTGATTGATTGTGTAATTGGTAAGCCATGCTCCAATCAAGACGCGCAGCAGTTTCATTTCTCCTATTTCCTTTATTCCATATTTAAAGCGCAACTACGTTTTACTATACCATATTTAAATGTATTCTCTAATAAATAGTCTATTAATTAGAAtctataaatgtttttttttttttgtttcccacCCGGTGTCTGGCATTCTCATTGGAGCCCGACTATATCCAGATTCGCGTCGCGTAGAGCCCCATCCAAGGGAAAGCACTCCCTACTAAGGATTTTTTCATATCCAGGGCTCGAACTCGAAACCTCTGATTAAGGGAGGAGCAACCCCATCcgctgcaccacatcctttggtAGTAATCTATAGATGTTAATTAATTAGTCTCTAAGAGGTGATGTCCATAGGGATGACGTCCTTGAGGTGGTCCCGTTAAATACGTACTGAGTTACAGGCTTTTGGGGATTTATTGAGTTTAATTTATTATAAATAGTGGAGAAAACAGAAGTATAAGGATATATTAGtttgtttggccaaacttctaaattatcttattttgaaaattgctTTCTATATGATATTTTGCATAATCAAAACCACGACATTTTGATTATAATTCGTAAGCCATGCTCAAATCAGGACGCAGCCCTTCCTACTctcctatttatttatttaaagcgCAACTATACTTTACTATACCATAGTTAAATATTATCTACAGTAAAAATTCGATTAATTAGAATCTATAGATGCTAACTAATAGATTGCTAGATACCAAGATGGTCCCTGGAGGTGATGTGAGGTGGTCACGTTAAATGCATACTGAGTTAAAGGCTTTTAGGGATTAATTGATTTtgcttttaatatatatagtgGAGAAAACAGAAGTGTAAGGATATAGATAGGTCCCCCTAAATGATTCTTCAAAGGAAGTAGGTTAGATTTGGTGTTACGTTGCTCCAGCAGCCTAGTTTAGTAGTTGTAAATAAGCTTGCTATGGAGCCTTCCTTGAGAGGTTTTGGTTTATGTCTTCCTCTGtgtgtaattattttattaaatatataaggTAGGGATCAATGTCAAACCCCTTATCCCCTCAGTTGTGCATAACCTGGGTGATGGAATTAAGGGCctatttggaaagccacctggtaattggaattggtgtgattactagggtagtaattacacagtagtgtaattacaacgatCAGTTTGTTtatcataacataattacagTATAGTTACAagcgtgttgtttggttgcagaagtgtaattacacagttagtttaatataaaaataaaatttaataacaaaaatttaaaattaatatttaaaaaatatttgcctttataaatgatattaaattagttatttaataacacattgttcttgaaaatacattaattaataatcagatatttgaaactaatattgtaaaaataattgatatatattttttaaattaataatatttaattttaattacttataaaacttaaaagaagacttttttttgtgagaacatcatggattgaatgtttgacaaaaagataatatttataaatattatactctctcaattacactcaattctcacctaactgtgtaattacttgatCAAACAAACATGTCAAACTGTgtatttacattcaattcaattacctgggtggctttccaaacaggccttAAGGGGGAATGGGTTAGATTTGGTTGGTACAAGATAAGTGGCTTGTTAATTTTATCATGAGGAATCGTACTTAATTGCAAAGGATATATATTATGAGATCATGCACATTACTGATGATGTAAGGCATCGTCTGAAGATGTGATTACATTACTAATGATGTAAGCATAGTCTGTATTCATAGAATGAGGAAGTCACAGATGTTATGTTGAGCTTAGATATCAATTGGCGTAATACTACTCAATGATTAAATAATTATGTTAATCGATGGGCTGTACTCTCTTTCTATAGAGTATATACCACATGTTTAATAGTTGTCGCGCCACAAACTATAGGCGGCATTCGACTAATTAATCCTCGTCGAGGGAAACACTAAACCTCCTGCTTTACAATTGCGTAAGCACATGAAAATTAtttcctccgtctcaatttatattgcacctttttctttttagtctgtctcaaAGAAAATGCCATCTATCTACAATAAGAAACAATATAACTTTATAAATCTTCTCTTACCCTTAATGATGTCTATAACCATACAAATATTTAAgatttattttagatcacacatttcaaaagtcttcattttttcttaaattttgtgtcaagCTAAAAGTGTTACGtaaattgagacggaaggagtataaCACTGACAATTTCAATCAAACATACTTGTTAGCCAATGTATCTCAATCATAACTAAACGTTGTTTACATCTGAAATCAGTCATGAGCCATCTCGATGAAATAGGAATGCGACATTAGTCTTGGGTTAAATCcccaaacaaaaagaaaaagacaaagaTAATAGGTAGAAAGATCAGAAAGTCacataaatacaactttttcaaatggtaattaaaaaattacaactatttttaaaaaattacataaatacaacttattcaaaattttaacttcttgattacaaaaatacaactttttacatttctaaaatattaataatacttAATTTTAAGAGTTACTACCATTAATGCATCTCcactttttactttctctttctttcaaaatcattagaatgtaattttccaaataaacataacaaaatcaacttcaaatctCATATTTCATCTACCGTCTTAAAAAGactttttttctttcgtttcctcctttgtattctttttttttttttaaatttcacttgatgatgattcaattatttttttgtgactaaaagaaattatttgaatatattaatattaagaaaattacatgaaaagaTATGGTATATGGAAATATGATATAAGAAATgtacatgaaaatataccttaaaaagtatatggtatattcaaattggtatatttaactaaaaagatgataacaaaatatttgtgaatataataatagaaattagtatatttaagtttgtatattatatatagtatataatataataatattatttgtgtatataGTATGTACGATAtacctaatatatgaatatattactCTATGTGCCAACCAATTGTACTCTACaataacatatacaatatacaatTTATAGAAAGAATATTATAATTACTTATGGATTACCACTAAAATAGGATCTTAATAAATAATTGACACCCCTTCCCATAAAGCTTGGCTTCCTTTCTGCCATCACAtattaattattcaattttttttctctcttccatgaaataggaaaattaactcaattaaatttatatttttatacatttaatataataaacaatatatgcctaatatatacaataatgtatgtggtcatatatatatacacacacacacacacagagaaagacatacatacatatacgtaatatataagtacaagaatatatatacttgttcaaggaattgtataatatatatatcatataaacagtaGTATACTATTTTATGGATTAAAATGCTAGTAGAATATATTGGGATGTttagaaaagtaattaatgtattttgatatgtatttaATTTGATTATCACTAATATAGAAAACTCCTTATTATTAGCCTTTTATTCATAGcaacaattttttatttatggtataaaatcATACATCTACCCTAACTATagagtatatattgtagattATGTAATTTAGTTAATAATTGTAGATTAcgaaatattttacttatttacttgtATTTATGTAACTTCCCCTTCTGAAAGGCAAGCAGGGCTCACCAAAAGTACTCATGAGGATGCGAGCTTTTAGTTCATATCCGAACAGATTGAGTACTCGATTACAATACTAAGCAAGTCACATTGGAAACCTACTAAGAGATGGgactagaaattaaaaaaaatataaaatgcaCAGATAACACAAATTCATTTCTGTTGGGCTAAacggtccaaagatactcttaacatgatgtgatattgtccattttgggccaagcccgcacggttttccccaaaaggcctcacatcattaagagtatccaactcttATAAGtagcttcttttcttttcggctaccaatgtggtactttgttcgcacacccaacaatctccccctcgaactaagttccacatggCTCATTATCATACCACGGGTCAGAGATTCAACATGTCTGTGTGCCACCCACATCGTCAGAGTATTTACGGTCACCGAATCCCAAAGGCTGTGAATGCGTCTTCAAAGCTACGGGTAAAGGTCGTAAACCGGCCCATAGACgggcaaaggcactaagccGGGCCCCACGCCACACTGTGCCATCTTCATACTCATCCCGCCAAACCATTGGCTCGATGCCGATTGTTGGGCTaacggcccaaagatactcttaacatgatgtgatattgtccgctttgggccaagcccgtacggttttccccaaaagtccttacatcattaagagtatccaacttcTTATAAgtagcttctttttcttttcagctaccaatgtgatactttgttcgcacacccaacaatttCAAGCTGTAAAATAATAATTGCAAATTGAGGAAAAACAGAATACTTTAAAGCATAGTATGTAAGAATAGTTTGTTAAATCGATGGAATTTAGTGACACTTTCTCACATCTGTGGTGAAAGGCTTCTTTAAGAGCCTTATAAGTCTTTGTCCTTTGTGTACTTTGATAGAATACGCATATTTCTAAGTATGTGTagataagtatattatatattatattttaaagtGGTCGGGTCGGATccaaaatgaaatattttatttttatttctgtaCCAAAATagtagtttatttgaatttcaaattttaattaaaattcgAATAAACAAATGTGTCTATTTATGAAATATACATCTTTTCTGAAAGGGTCTGATGGTTGCCTATATAAACAAGGATTCCCAACAAAGTAGTATAGAAAAATCCGCAAGTATATTTTGGTTTTGTTGCATCCTGAAGAGAATCGTTTGTATTTCCCCAGAAACAGTATATGAGTGATACCTCTTTAAGGACAATCGATGTTTACGCCTCGAAgccattattttgtttaattctctgttaatttttctttcttagtGTGCAGCTAATTAATCAACTGAATAACGCTgaataattaataatcataattGTGGTTATGCAAACATGTTGATATGCTTGGAAGTGTCAAACCTTACTCTAGTAAAGTCAAGAAACTATGGCTACGGCAAGCAGACACACCTTGTTAGGATAACGTTGTCAGGAAGAAAAAACAAGCAATACAATTGTACAACAAATTAATGGTACCTAGCACTCTGGTATATCTTCTGTTGGTAGTAAGAATCACGTCAAGGGTAATAACACTGAactgttggaaaatattatccgaaaacacaaaaaatatatgaagtAGACAAAGATGAAGGTTTGATAATATGAACAATGAACACAGGATTGGAGACTTGAAACACGTGCGAAACGCTTTCCTAAAAAAGACATTTGCTCCCTCTCCTTTGCGAGATTGCTATGAGATCTATTAATAGCTTTTTAGTGGATATTTAGTCTTTGAATTTTTGCTAAGCAAATAGTGAAGAAATTCATGTAGGAAAGCAAGAATTCTCAACTTGATCTTTTTGGAATTGGAGAAGAATGAGTATTTTGTAGATAGAAGAAAGTTACTATGCAGGATTAGAAAGTTACACTGTAAAAGTTTCGTTGAAATGTTAATAAGTAGACTTTAAATAGAACTGGTGGTAACCAAAAAATGAAAGGACACACCCTTTCATCTAAAAGACacctttttatttaaaatacttcactttattcaaacaaaattccAACATGAACGTGGTTCTAAAGGGAAATAAGGGAGTTCTAAAGGGAAATAAGGGGGCAGTAAAGAGGCTGAAAACAATAAAACTTAGTGACACTGGGAAACAAGGAAGTCAGCACTTGTCCAGGCAGAATTTTTTGGCTAGAACCAAGTACACTACTTCTAATTCTACGATGGGTGATAATCAACGTTATTAAGTCCCAATTATTTCCCTGTTCTTGTGTGGTCCCCTACCTTCTGGACTTCATATTCTTCTCCCCTCATGAAGGACATTTGGCCCCAAACATCAAATCCAAGTCATTCTCAAGTCCAAAAAGATCCTGGAATTAGAATTCAGTCCAGTACTATTTGGTCAGATATTGTTCAATGACTACTTAAGATCATGTCACATCATCAAAATTGAATCTAATAGCTCTAATTTATTTGTATTAAATTAAAACACAAAAGATAATTCACAGGGCAGCCTTTTTCTAATAGGCACTGTGTCCTCGGAAGGTCGAGCCTCACTTCAACAAGCTCAAAATGAATTAGAACCAGTTCTCTAACTTATCAAAGCAATACATGAGTCTAGCTTTTTCGATTAGTAGTAAAAACAAAGGATACTAAGCTTCTTGGATTGGGATCCAGTCCAATACTATTCAGTCAAGTATTGTTCAAGGACTTCCTAAGATCATGCCACGTCATCAAAATTGAATCTGATAGCTCTAATTTATTTGTATCAAAATTAAAACACAAGAATTGAATCTGATAGCTCTAATAAGTGAGCTAAGTTAGCATAATCAGTGTTCTTAATAAATTCATGGGTTCTTATCTCTCCAATTAACTATGATTTTTCAAACTTAATACCTCCCATGTATGTCTTGTACTCATATTCGTCCTTTGGGAAGCAACAATCAAACACAGTAAAGTgtgaattaaaaggaaaaacagAGAAGGATCAATAGTTATAAAATCAACCACATAAATTATTGGTCTAAATTACATCCACCTTTAAGATTATGATAGAAAGCCACAAGGCTATAGCTTAAAATTGTAACACGATGTCTTGAGCAAGTTCACCTTCCCAGCCACAAAGCTCAATAGCTAGGCAAGCTACCAAAATGATGGAGCATTAGAAAGATGATCATCAATAGCTAGG
This portion of the Lycium ferocissimum isolate CSIRO_LF1 chromosome 1, AGI_CSIRO_Lferr_CH_V1, whole genome shotgun sequence genome encodes:
- the LOC132069321 gene encoding uncharacterized protein LOC132069321, with the translated sequence MTLQRMYSKAGPQKFKKNLNLYCKVCKLKGHTKEFCYRVVGYPPGFKSKRREHATYNVYTEGLYQQNSTPGHRFNETYDGAVRSGSTKLTGNLSQVKIGGSPIFSKGQYEQIVQLLNANMSHHQTTGNQAQTQNQSASANAAGSLQWEGEGDW
- the LOC132062875 gene encoding ethylene-responsive transcription factor ERF096-like; protein product: MDKDKSNSGGGEIKYRGVRKRPWGKYAAEIRDINKNGARVWLGTYATAEEAARAYDKAAFEMRGRFAVLNFPHEYPSLSSHHLSSSSSSCSYSLSSSSSSSTSHSSVHNGHEVKEVIEFEYLDDKLLEELLCFEYDKSQYK